In one Chitinophaga sancti genomic region, the following are encoded:
- a CDS encoding CusA/CzcA family heavy metal efflux RND transporter, whose protein sequence is MLNKIISFSVKNKLIIGLFVIALVGWGTYEVTRLPIDAVPDITDNQVQVITVSPALGAPDVERLITFPIEQSCSNIPGLKQLRSFSRFGLSLVTVVFNDETDIYWARQQIAERLAQVQDAIPNGIGKPEMAPVTTGLGEIYQYVVRPKKGYEGKYTAMDLRTLQDWTVRRLLLGTPGVADVSSFGGVLKQYEIAVRPEQLKAYGITIAEVFDALEKNNQNTGGAYIEKGPTVLYIRSEGLTGSLADIEKIVVKNLNNGVPLLIRDVAEVHLGAATRYGAMCFNQDGEVAGAVVMMLKGENSSAVIKRVKAKVAEIQKALPEGVVIEPFLDRTKMVNNAIQTVEQNLMEGALIVVFVLVFFLGNFRAGLIVSSVIPLSMLFAIILMNKFGVGGNLMSLGAIDFGLIVDGTVIVVEAILHRFSHSKHFRNTGLITQEQMDKEVNTSTGLMIRSAVFSQIIILIVYFPILSLQGIEGKMFKPMALTVAFAILGAFLLSITYVPMMSALCLNKKISHKLSLADKMMMRLERLYQPVLSRVMNFPRTIIAGICVLMILAVIVLGQMGGEFIPQLEEGDFAVETRLLTGSNLKTTIKATQQASGILLKQFPEVQKVVTKIGSAEIPTDPMPLEAADMMVILKPKKEWTSAKSFPELSQKMTEALSVVPGISVGFQFPVQMRFNELMTGARQDVVCKIFGEDLDSLAFYANKLGDVIRTVKGAVNLYVESVTGMPQIVINYNRDAMARYGLNVSDINRVVNTAFAGQSAGVVYEGEKRFDMVVRLAGEARQNISDVENLLVPAANGIQIPLYQVAEIKEIEGPNQIQRENTRRRIIVGFNVNGRDVQTIVQELQQKVAAQVKLPLGYSIVYGGAFDNLTGAKQRLSIVVPIALLLIFLLLYFAFSSIKQGLLIYSAIPLSAIGGIFAMGLRGMPFSISAGVGFIALFGVAVLNGILLVNEFNRLKKDGWHDVRRIVIHATKSKLRAVLMTALVPSLGFIPMAISTGAGAEVQKPLATVVIGGLIVSTMLTLFVLPVLYILFEKGFRFYKKGAAVAILLLLGAGLHAQDKINLQQSLDMAVKNNLRIKAAKSGEDYYAMLRKSSFNPDKMQIGAEYGHINSKANDNRFTISQGIEFPTVYKRQRDLGTAYWQISQAHTRNAENELKARVKSTFYLLLALQEKKRLLVEADSIYAAFVTKATLRLKTGDTDALEKATAENQRLQIAAQLTMLNTDYAAALQLFGILLNSNTPLAPVADSLVYHPATLPENSGNAPLLQLQQKQLEATSAAYKLEKSKMLPSLNIGYANGSIIGYQNIGSGEQFYGSGTRFSAVSAGVGIPLFGGAQRARIRAGNILIQQQQQELAASKQQLDQELSRALNNYTRYQELLQTYKTVQLPNAGILIEGANKRLNSGETSYLEWTILINQAIETRSNYYNLIIALNDVAFDIEKISGIN, encoded by the coding sequence ATGCTAAATAAAATAATTAGCTTTTCTGTAAAGAATAAGCTGATCATTGGGCTATTTGTTATTGCCCTCGTCGGCTGGGGTACCTACGAAGTAACCCGCTTACCTATTGATGCAGTACCGGATATTACGGACAACCAGGTACAGGTGATCACCGTATCTCCTGCCCTGGGCGCACCGGATGTAGAACGCCTCATTACCTTCCCTATCGAACAGTCCTGTAGTAATATACCAGGATTGAAACAACTCCGGAGTTTTTCCCGCTTTGGTCTTTCTCTCGTTACAGTCGTGTTCAATGATGAAACAGATATTTACTGGGCACGTCAACAGATTGCAGAACGCCTGGCACAGGTGCAGGATGCGATTCCCAATGGTATAGGAAAGCCTGAAATGGCCCCTGTGACCACCGGGCTTGGCGAGATCTACCAGTACGTAGTAAGGCCTAAAAAAGGCTATGAAGGGAAATACACCGCTATGGACCTCCGTACCCTGCAGGACTGGACCGTACGCCGCCTGTTATTAGGTACCCCGGGAGTGGCGGATGTGAGCAGTTTTGGGGGGGTACTGAAGCAATATGAAATCGCTGTACGCCCCGAACAACTCAAAGCATATGGCATTACCATCGCAGAGGTTTTTGACGCACTGGAGAAAAATAACCAGAATACCGGTGGTGCCTATATTGAAAAAGGCCCTACCGTGTTGTATATCCGAAGTGAAGGGCTGACCGGCAGTCTCGCCGATATTGAAAAGATCGTGGTGAAGAACCTCAATAATGGCGTGCCCCTGCTGATCCGGGATGTGGCTGAAGTACACCTGGGTGCAGCCACCCGCTATGGTGCCATGTGTTTTAACCAGGATGGTGAAGTAGCTGGTGCCGTGGTGATGATGCTGAAGGGTGAAAACTCTTCTGCAGTAATTAAAAGAGTGAAAGCAAAAGTTGCCGAAATTCAGAAAGCATTGCCCGAAGGTGTTGTGATTGAGCCTTTCCTGGATCGTACCAAAATGGTGAACAATGCCATCCAAACGGTGGAGCAAAACTTAATGGAAGGTGCGCTGATCGTGGTTTTTGTATTGGTCTTTTTCCTCGGCAATTTCAGGGCAGGGCTCATTGTTTCTTCTGTAATTCCCCTTTCCATGCTGTTCGCTATTATCCTGATGAACAAGTTTGGCGTAGGCGGTAACCTGATGAGCCTTGGTGCGATAGATTTTGGCCTGATCGTAGATGGTACGGTGATCGTGGTAGAAGCGATCCTGCACCGGTTTTCGCATTCCAAACATTTCAGGAATACCGGTCTTATTACCCAGGAGCAGATGGATAAAGAAGTGAACACAAGCACCGGTCTGATGATCCGCTCTGCTGTATTCAGCCAGATCATTATCCTCATCGTATATTTCCCGATCCTTTCCTTACAGGGCATTGAAGGCAAGATGTTCAAGCCGATGGCCCTGACAGTTGCCTTTGCCATCTTAGGCGCATTCCTGTTGTCTATCACCTATGTGCCGATGATGAGTGCCTTGTGCCTGAATAAAAAGATCTCTCATAAACTTTCTCTGGCCGATAAGATGATGATGCGCCTGGAGCGGCTCTATCAACCGGTGCTAAGTCGTGTCATGAACTTTCCGCGTACCATTATCGCAGGTATCTGTGTATTGATGATACTGGCCGTGATCGTGCTGGGGCAGATGGGTGGTGAGTTCATTCCCCAGCTGGAAGAAGGTGACTTTGCCGTGGAAACCCGCCTGCTCACGGGGAGTAACCTGAAGACGACCATTAAGGCCACTCAACAGGCTTCCGGTATCTTACTGAAGCAATTTCCTGAAGTACAGAAAGTGGTGACCAAGATAGGTAGTGCGGAAATCCCTACAGATCCGATGCCTCTGGAGGCTGCGGACATGATGGTGATCCTGAAACCCAAAAAGGAATGGACCTCTGCAAAATCATTCCCTGAGTTATCGCAAAAGATGACCGAAGCGCTTTCGGTGGTACCGGGTATCAGCGTAGGTTTCCAGTTCCCTGTACAGATGCGTTTCAATGAGTTGATGACAGGTGCCCGACAGGATGTAGTGTGTAAGATCTTCGGGGAGGACCTGGATTCACTGGCATTTTATGCGAATAAACTGGGAGACGTGATCCGTACTGTAAAAGGTGCGGTGAACCTCTATGTAGAGAGTGTAACCGGTATGCCGCAGATCGTGATCAATTACAACCGTGATGCGATGGCCCGTTATGGATTGAATGTAAGTGATATTAACAGGGTCGTGAATACAGCCTTTGCCGGTCAGAGTGCCGGTGTTGTGTATGAAGGGGAGAAACGGTTTGATATGGTGGTAAGACTGGCTGGTGAAGCCAGGCAAAACATCTCTGACGTGGAAAACCTGTTAGTGCCCGCTGCAAATGGAATCCAGATCCCTCTCTACCAGGTAGCAGAGATCAAAGAGATCGAAGGCCCTAACCAGATCCAGCGTGAAAATACCAGGAGAAGGATCATTGTTGGTTTCAACGTGAACGGCCGTGATGTGCAGACCATCGTACAGGAACTGCAACAGAAGGTAGCTGCGCAGGTGAAACTGCCTTTGGGATATTCTATTGTATATGGCGGTGCTTTTGACAACCTTACCGGCGCTAAACAACGTTTATCTATCGTAGTACCGATCGCGTTATTACTGATCTTCCTTTTGTTGTATTTCGCATTTTCTTCTATCAAGCAGGGCCTGCTTATCTACTCGGCTATACCCTTGTCTGCTATCGGTGGCATCTTTGCCATGGGGCTGCGTGGTATGCCATTCAGTATCTCTGCAGGCGTAGGTTTTATTGCGCTCTTCGGGGTCGCTGTATTGAACGGGATCCTGCTGGTGAATGAATTTAACCGGTTGAAGAAGGACGGCTGGCATGATGTACGGCGTATTGTGATCCATGCTACCAAGTCCAAACTACGTGCGGTATTAATGACGGCACTGGTACCCTCACTGGGCTTTATTCCCATGGCCATCAGTACCGGCGCCGGTGCAGAAGTACAGAAACCACTGGCCACCGTGGTAATTGGTGGTTTGATCGTATCTACTATGTTGACACTTTTTGTATTACCCGTATTATATATCCTTTTTGAGAAAGGATTCCGCTTCTATAAGAAAGGGGCTGCGGTCGCTATTTTGTTATTACTCGGTGCTGGTTTGCATGCGCAGGACAAAATAAACCTGCAGCAATCCCTGGATATGGCGGTGAAAAATAACCTGCGTATTAAAGCTGCAAAATCAGGCGAGGACTATTATGCCATGCTGCGCAAAAGTAGTTTTAACCCTGATAAAATGCAGATCGGCGCAGAGTACGGCCATATTAATAGTAAGGCAAATGACAACAGGTTCACTATCTCCCAGGGAATTGAGTTCCCCACGGTGTATAAGCGGCAGCGTGACCTGGGAACAGCGTATTGGCAGATTAGCCAGGCCCATACCCGGAATGCGGAGAATGAACTGAAAGCAAGGGTGAAGTCTACATTCTATTTGTTGCTGGCCCTGCAGGAAAAGAAACGCCTGCTGGTAGAAGCTGATAGTATCTATGCTGCCTTTGTAACGAAAGCTACCCTTCGCCTGAAAACAGGTGATACCGATGCGCTGGAAAAAGCCACTGCCGAAAACCAGCGTTTACAGATAGCTGCACAACTGACTATGCTGAACACGGATTATGCGGCAGCGCTTCAATTATTTGGTATCTTATTGAATAGTAATACACCCCTGGCTCCCGTTGCAGACAGCCTGGTGTATCACCCGGCTACACTGCCGGAAAATTCAGGCAATGCTCCGCTCCTTCAATTACAACAGAAGCAACTGGAAGCTACCAGTGCAGCATACAAACTGGAGAAAAGCAAAATGCTGCCTTCACTGAATATCGGTTATGCAAACGGTAGCATTATCGGATACCAGAACATAGGCAGCGGGGAACAATTCTATGGAAGTGGTACCCGCTTCTCCGCAGTGAGTGCAGGTGTCGGTATTCCCCTCTTCGGTGGTGCACAGCGTGCGCGGATCAGGGCCGGTAATATCCTCATTCAGCAACAGCAGCAGGAACTGGCTGCGAGTAAACAACAACTGGATCAGGAACTGAGCAGGGCATTGAATAATTACACCCGTTACCAGGAATTGTTACAAACTTACAAGACGGTACAATTACCCAATGCCGGCATCCTCATCGAAGGAGCTAATAAACGGCTCAACAGCGGCGAAACCAGTTACCTGGAATGGACGATTCTGATCAACCAGGCGATTGAAACCCGCAGCAATTACTATAATCTTATCATAGCACTGAACGATGTTGCTTTTGACATCGAAAAAATCAGCGGAATTAACTAA
- a CDS encoding efflux RND transporter periplasmic adaptor subunit, with the protein MRDILNVLAGSLIIMTGCHSSADNKEVTKAQPADSSSNTVQLNAMQVKNAGVETGKPELKQMHSSLKVSGVIDVPPQNLYSISIPLGGYLKRMNLLPGMQVSKGQVLAVLEDPQYVQLQEDYLVAQSKLSYLEADFNRQQELNQSKANSDKVLQQVKSDFESQKVIVRALSEKLHLININPATLKSANISRQVSILAPISGYVSKVNVNTGKYVAPTDVLFELLDPADLHLSLTVFEKDLSQISPGQTVIAWTNNSSEKYQAEVHFITQGVDESHAAEVHCHLKKYDKRLVPGMFMNAEIALNNAMVKALPDNAIVKWQGKNYVFKVDRGNTFAMLPVETGAHTDGFTEIRTNLPEGEYVINNAYPVLMKMKNSGDEE; encoded by the coding sequence ATGCGGGATATATTAAACGTTCTTGCAGGTTCACTGATCATCATGACCGGCTGTCATTCTTCAGCTGACAATAAAGAAGTCACCAAAGCACAGCCGGCAGACAGCAGCAGTAATACTGTGCAACTCAATGCCATGCAGGTGAAAAATGCAGGGGTCGAAACAGGCAAACCTGAACTGAAACAGATGCACAGCTCTCTGAAAGTAAGCGGTGTTATTGACGTACCTCCACAGAACCTCTACTCCATCAGCATCCCACTAGGCGGCTATTTAAAGCGTATGAACCTGCTGCCGGGTATGCAGGTCAGCAAAGGCCAGGTACTGGCCGTACTGGAAGACCCCCAGTATGTGCAATTGCAGGAAGACTACCTCGTAGCACAGAGCAAACTGAGCTACCTTGAGGCAGATTTTAATCGCCAGCAGGAACTGAATCAGTCCAAAGCAAACAGTGATAAAGTACTACAACAGGTAAAGAGTGATTTCGAAAGCCAGAAGGTGATCGTACGTGCACTCTCTGAAAAACTGCACCTGATCAATATTAACCCGGCCACCCTGAAGTCCGCAAACATCAGTCGCCAGGTTAGTATCCTGGCACCGATCAGCGGGTATGTGAGCAAGGTGAATGTAAATACAGGCAAATACGTAGCGCCTACAGATGTGTTGTTCGAACTGCTGGATCCGGCAGACCTGCACCTCAGCCTGACAGTATTTGAAAAAGACCTGTCGCAGATCAGCCCTGGTCAGACTGTGATTGCCTGGACAAATAACAGCAGCGAAAAATACCAGGCAGAGGTACATTTCATCACACAGGGTGTAGATGAATCCCATGCAGCTGAAGTACACTGTCATCTGAAAAAGTACGATAAGCGACTGGTGCCGGGAATGTTTATGAATGCTGAAATTGCGTTGAACAATGCAATGGTAAAAGCCTTACCGGATAATGCAATAGTGAAGTGGCAGGGAAAGAACTATGTGTTTAAAGTGGATAGAGGGAATACCTTTGCCATGTTGCCTGTTGAAACTGGCGCGCATACAGATGGTTTTACGGAGATCAGGACCAATTTGCCTGAAGGGGAATATGTGATCAATAATGCGTATCCGGTGTTGATGAAGATGAAGAATAGTGGGGATGAAGAATAG
- a CDS encoding glycoside hydrolase family 130 protein — protein MNFEQRLAALQQSSEVLLSRPNSRLPLGNGVYDRYAHPVLTAAHTPICWRYDLRKETNPYLMERYGINGVFNAGAIKFEDKYLLVARVESVDRKSFFAVAESPNGTDRFSFWDEPVTMPETADPDTNVYDIRMVQHEDGWIYGLFCTERKDPAAPPADQSAAVAQCGIVRTRDLRNWERLPDLITPSPQQRNVVLHPEFVNGQYAFYTRPQDGFINTGSGGGIGFGLAASMEQAVIKEELVIDPRVYHTISESKNGLGPAPIKTKLGWLHLAHGVRNTAAGLRYVLYLFMTDLQDLTKVIHKPAGYFLAPEGEERVGDVSNVVFSNGWIADENGEVFIYYGSSDTRMHVATSTIDRLLDYVVNTPEDGLRSAVTVATINTIIAHNKI, from the coding sequence ATGAATTTTGAACAGCGGCTGGCAGCATTGCAGCAATCATCCGAGGTATTGCTTAGCCGGCCTAACAGCCGGTTACCACTGGGCAATGGCGTGTATGACAGGTATGCACACCCTGTACTAACGGCAGCGCATACGCCAATATGCTGGCGCTATGACCTGCGGAAAGAAACGAATCCTTATCTCATGGAACGATATGGGATCAATGGGGTGTTTAATGCAGGAGCAATCAAATTTGAAGATAAATACCTGCTGGTGGCAAGGGTGGAATCCGTAGACAGGAAGTCGTTCTTTGCAGTGGCTGAAAGTCCGAACGGAACGGATCGTTTCAGTTTCTGGGATGAGCCGGTGACGATGCCGGAAACGGCAGATCCGGATACGAATGTATATGATATCAGGATGGTACAGCATGAAGATGGCTGGATCTATGGATTGTTCTGTACAGAACGGAAAGACCCTGCAGCACCGCCTGCCGACCAGTCAGCAGCGGTGGCCCAGTGCGGGATTGTACGGACCAGAGATCTGCGTAACTGGGAGCGCCTGCCTGATTTAATTACACCATCCCCACAGCAGCGCAATGTAGTACTGCATCCCGAATTTGTAAACGGGCAATATGCTTTCTATACAAGACCCCAGGATGGGTTTATCAATACTGGTTCCGGCGGTGGCATTGGATTCGGATTGGCGGCTAGTATGGAACAGGCTGTGATCAAAGAAGAACTTGTCATCGATCCGAGGGTGTACCACACTATTTCTGAAAGTAAGAACGGATTGGGGCCAGCGCCCATAAAGACGAAACTTGGATGGCTGCATCTCGCGCATGGGGTAAGAAATACAGCGGCCGGCCTGCGATATGTATTGTATTTGTTTATGACGGATCTGCAGGATCTTACAAAGGTGATTCATAAACCAGCGGGGTATTTCCTGGCACCGGAAGGAGAGGAGCGCGTTGGGGATGTTTCGAATGTAGTGTTTAGTAATGGATGGATTGCAGATGAGAATGGGGAGGTGTTTATTTATTATGGCTCCTCTGATACCAGGATGCATGTGGCGACGAGCACTATTGACAGATTACTGGATTATGTGGTGAATACGCCGGAAGATGGATTACGGTCTGCAGTAACTGTTGCGACCATCAATACAATAATAGCGCATAACAAAATTTGA
- a CDS encoding sodium:solute symporter family protein → MRLTLFDAAIIVLYLIGMVMIGWFLRKKARQNKESYLMGGKQLPWYLLGLSDASDMFDISGTMWMVALCFVYGMKSIWIPWLWPVFNQVFNMMYLSKWLRRSNANTGAEWLATRFGLSGRGVKSSHNVVVAFALLGCLGFLAYGFVGLGKFIEIFVPWHLVQPYIPFYVSPAYVPHVYGIIFTLFAMFYSILGGMHSIVLSDMIKYIIMTVGCFAIAGIAMVHLHGKSLPVPDGWANPFFGWKLDLDWSALIADANKKIADDGYGLFGLFFMMMLFKGVFASLAGPAPNYDMQKVLSSRSPKEASKMTGFVSLILLPVRYSMIIGLTVLALLYYHQLDVKGAGGTDFERILPAAINAFLPAGILGIVLTGLLGAFMGTFSGTLNAAQAYIVNDIYLKYVNPGASNKKIISMNYTVGVLTVAVSIVLGFFAKDVNSILQWIVGALYGGYIAANMLKWYWWRFNASGFFWGMICGIAAALIFPFIFKGLPLYNWPLLFLISLVGCVAGTYAAPPTAMDTLKTFYRTVKPWGFWAPVHALVIAEDPGFQANRRFGLDMFNVVLGIIAQCCLTILPMYVVLWCQWPLLVTVCILVVIAFILKRTWWNKLEN, encoded by the coding sequence ATGCGACTAACACTATTCGATGCCGCCATCATTGTGCTATATCTCATAGGTATGGTAATGATTGGCTGGTTCCTCCGTAAGAAAGCCCGGCAGAACAAAGAGAGTTACCTCATGGGCGGCAAGCAGCTGCCATGGTATTTATTAGGCCTCTCAGATGCCTCTGATATGTTCGACATCAGTGGTACCATGTGGATGGTAGCGCTTTGTTTTGTGTACGGTATGAAGAGCATCTGGATCCCCTGGTTATGGCCGGTATTTAACCAGGTATTCAATATGATGTACCTGTCCAAATGGCTGCGCCGCTCCAATGCCAACACCGGCGCCGAATGGCTTGCCACCCGCTTTGGGCTGAGTGGCAGGGGCGTGAAGTCCTCACACAATGTAGTGGTGGCTTTTGCCTTATTAGGTTGCCTGGGCTTTTTGGCGTATGGCTTTGTAGGCCTGGGTAAGTTCATCGAAATATTTGTACCCTGGCACCTGGTACAGCCCTACATCCCGTTCTATGTGTCGCCTGCGTATGTACCACATGTATATGGTATCATCTTTACCCTGTTTGCTATGTTCTATTCCATCCTGGGGGGCATGCACAGCATTGTACTGAGTGATATGATCAAGTACATCATTATGACGGTGGGTTGTTTTGCAATCGCCGGCATTGCGATGGTGCACCTGCATGGCAAGTCACTACCGGTGCCTGACGGCTGGGCCAATCCTTTCTTTGGATGGAAACTGGACCTGGACTGGTCAGCGCTGATTGCTGATGCGAATAAAAAAATCGCGGATGATGGGTATGGGCTTTTCGGATTGTTCTTTATGATGATGCTGTTCAAAGGTGTATTTGCCAGTCTGGCCGGGCCGGCACCCAACTACGACATGCAAAAGGTATTGAGCAGCCGCTCTCCGAAAGAAGCGAGTAAAATGACAGGCTTTGTATCGCTGATCCTCCTGCCGGTACGGTATTCCATGATCATTGGTTTAACGGTGCTGGCCTTGTTGTACTACCATCAGCTGGACGTCAAAGGTGCGGGGGGTACGGATTTCGAAAGGATCTTACCGGCAGCCATCAATGCATTTCTGCCGGCGGGCATCCTGGGAATTGTGCTGACAGGCTTGCTGGGGGCGTTTATGGGCACATTTAGCGGCACGCTGAATGCCGCACAGGCATATATCGTGAATGACATTTACCTGAAGTATGTGAACCCGGGGGCATCGAATAAAAAGATCATTTCTATGAACTATACCGTAGGGGTATTGACGGTAGCTGTCAGTATTGTACTCGGCTTCTTTGCAAAGGATGTGAACAGCATCCTGCAATGGATCGTAGGCGCACTTTACGGGGGCTATATTGCCGCTAATATGCTCAAATGGTACTGGTGGCGTTTCAATGCCAGCGGCTTCTTCTGGGGCATGATTTGCGGTATTGCTGCGGCATTGATCTTCCCCTTCATTTTTAAGGGTTTACCCTTATACAACTGGCCATTATTATTTCTCATTTCGCTGGTAGGCTGTGTGGCAGGCACTTATGCGGCACCACCTACAGCGATGGATACCTTGAAAACATTTTACCGCACGGTGAAGCCATGGGGCTTTTGGGCACCGGTACATGCACTGGTGATAGCAGAAGATCCGGGCTTCCAGGCCAACCGCCGCTTTGGACTGGATATGTTCAACGTGGTACTGGGCATCATTGCCCAATGCTGCCTGACCATTCTGCCGATGTACGTGGTGCTCTGGTGTCAATGGCCACTGCTGGTAACGGTATGCATCCTTGTGGTGATTGCATTTATTTTAAAACGCACCTGGTGGAACAAACTGGAAAATTAA
- a CDS encoding glycoside hydrolase family 26 protein: MKLYCVILLFLSTPVFAQADQQANTATKNLYKNLQALPGKGFLVGHQDDLAYGVNWKYKEGNSDVKAVCGDYPGLYGWDLGGIELSGGANNLDGVPFRKMRQYIKEGFQRGGVITISWHARSPLGAEKGAWDTTHGTVTSILPGGVNHALYKAWLDKVAGFLQSLDGIPVLFRPFHELTGNWFWWGRSACTPAEFITLWRFTVYYLKAEKHLHNLLYVYNTGGETKREIFLERYPGDDMVDVISFDSYQYDDGYVKNVQQQLALLDSIATEKGKIPAFGETGYEAIPDARWWTQSLLNAIGSHKIAWVLLWRNHGYNESMKKMHYYMPYPGQGSADDFRTFYNNDKTLFERDAAAIGLYK; the protein is encoded by the coding sequence ATGAAACTATATTGTGTAATACTTCTTTTTCTGAGTACGCCTGTATTTGCACAGGCAGATCAACAGGCGAATACGGCTACGAAGAACCTGTACAAAAATTTGCAGGCATTACCTGGAAAGGGTTTCCTGGTGGGGCACCAGGATGACCTGGCGTATGGTGTGAACTGGAAATACAAGGAAGGGAATAGTGATGTAAAAGCCGTTTGCGGAGATTACCCGGGATTGTATGGCTGGGACCTTGGTGGCATAGAATTGTCTGGTGGTGCGAATAACCTGGATGGGGTTCCATTCAGGAAAATGAGGCAGTATATCAAAGAAGGTTTTCAGCGGGGAGGCGTGATCACGATCAGCTGGCATGCGCGCAGCCCTTTAGGTGCAGAAAAGGGGGCCTGGGATACGACGCATGGCACGGTAACGAGTATCCTGCCTGGTGGTGTAAATCATGCTTTGTATAAAGCCTGGCTGGATAAGGTAGCTGGTTTTCTGCAATCACTGGACGGAATTCCTGTACTGTTCCGACCCTTTCACGAGCTCACGGGGAACTGGTTCTGGTGGGGGCGTAGTGCCTGTACACCCGCAGAATTTATCACGCTCTGGCGTTTTACGGTTTACTACCTGAAAGCGGAAAAGCACCTGCATAATTTACTTTATGTATACAATACAGGAGGAGAAACAAAGCGGGAGATTTTCCTGGAAAGATACCCGGGCGATGATATGGTGGATGTAATCAGTTTTGACAGTTATCAATATGATGATGGCTATGTGAAAAATGTACAGCAGCAGCTGGCATTGCTGGATAGTATTGCAACAGAAAAAGGAAAGATCCCGGCTTTTGGAGAGACAGGTTATGAAGCAATACCTGATGCCAGGTGGTGGACGCAAAGCCTGCTAAACGCTATTGGATCTCACAAAATAGCCTGGGTATTACTCTGGCGTAATCATGGGTATAATGAATCAATGAAAAAGATGCATTATTACATGCCTTATCCCGGCCAGGGATCTGCAGATGATTTCAGGACTTTTTATAATAATGATAAAACGCTGTTTGAACGCGATGCAGCGGCAATAGGATTATACAAGTAA
- a CDS encoding IPT/TIG domain-containing protein has product MKKLLFIALVLFGSCKKDDAGDTAAPIISSVTTTTDRSTSISSGALSAWVQIKGMHLATTQTVRFNTLEVSASALYATDTSVTVQIPAAIADSLTNKVTVITKYGQADYAFRVEIPAPVITAFNPAVGNAGTVVNIAGNWFQNLEQVKVGTLTADILSKTDTTIQVKIPDAYTTPGYFYITTTTGGTTKSANPFGMSYAIYDDAANADWWFGPWSADASYGSTEKVHRGTGSIKVQYTGGYGGFQCGAWVDVKSYQGIRLSIYGGSGTKGMQVKLYINGVAGTSALLTLTEGAWTDYSVPFSALGNPDILSALVIQEFSNNNSLIYIDDLGLF; this is encoded by the coding sequence ATGAAAAAACTACTCTTTATAGCCCTTGTACTTTTTGGTAGTTGTAAAAAGGACGACGCCGGAGATACTGCAGCACCCATTATTTCATCCGTCACAACTACTACAGACAGGAGCACCAGCATCAGTTCCGGTGCACTGTCAGCATGGGTGCAGATAAAAGGGATGCACCTGGCTACTACGCAAACAGTGCGCTTTAATACACTTGAGGTAAGTGCTTCCGCATTGTATGCCACTGATACCAGTGTGACAGTACAGATTCCGGCGGCCATTGCTGACAGTCTTACGAACAAGGTAACTGTCATCACTAAATATGGTCAGGCCGATTACGCCTTCAGGGTCGAAATCCCTGCACCGGTCATTACGGCTTTTAATCCTGCGGTAGGCAATGCGGGTACTGTTGTGAACATCGCCGGTAACTGGTTTCAAAACCTGGAGCAGGTGAAGGTCGGTACGCTGACTGCCGACATCCTGTCAAAGACTGATACGACTATCCAGGTCAAAATCCCGGATGCGTATACAACACCGGGATATTTCTATATTACCACTACCACAGGCGGTACTACGAAATCTGCGAATCCATTCGGGATGAGTTATGCCATCTATGACGATGCCGCCAATGCTGACTGGTGGTTTGGGCCCTGGTCTGCGGATGCAAGCTATGGCAGTACAGAAAAGGTACACAGGGGCACTGGCAGCATCAAGGTACAATATACCGGTGGCTATGGTGGATTTCAGTGTGGTGCCTGGGTAGATGTAAAGAGCTACCAGGGAATCCGCTTATCTATTTATGGAGGCAGTGGGACCAAAGGAATGCAGGTGAAACTGTACATCAATGGCGTAGCTGGTACCAGTGCATTGCTGACCCTAACTGAGGGTGCGTGGACGGATTACAGTGTACCGTTCAGCGCATTGGGTAATCCGGATATCCTGTCTGCACTGGTGATCCAGGAGTTCAGTAATAATAATAGTTTGATCTATATCGATGACCTGGGATTATTCTAA